Within Thermus sp. CCB_US3_UF1, the genomic segment GGGTCCAGGACGGGGTGACGGTCTCCTACCCCTTTGGCCGGGTCACCCTCCTGTGGGAGGGGTGGGGCTTCTTCCTGGGCTTTCCCCGCTTTGAGGCGGTGGTCCGGGGGCCGGGGGGGAGCGGGTGCGGGTGGGGGTGAACGCCTCCCGGGCCCGCTACACCGCCCACACCGTCCCCGGGCCCGTGGGGCGGGAGGGGGAGGAGGTGGCCCTGGTGGTGGGGGACCGGGTGCAGGCCCTCCTTCCCGCCCCCCAGGAGCTTCCCCCTGGGGCCTGGGCCCTGAGCTTCCCCAAGGGAAGCCCCCCCTTCCCCCTAGCCCCGGGCACCCCCTTGAGCCTGTATGGCCGCCTGGACCCCCCCTTCGCCTACGCCCTGGAGGGCGGCCCCTTGCTGGTGCGGGAGGGGCGGTACGCCTTTGACCCGGCCCAGGAGAACTTCAAGGACCCCAGGCCCCTGCAGGCCCTGGCCTCCCAGGCGGCGGTGGCCTGGACCCGGGAGGGGCGGCTTTGGCTTCTGGTTTCCGAACCCACCACCCCGGGGGTCCTGGCCCGGGGCCTCCTGGCCCTGGGGGCCTGGAACGCCCTGAGGATGGATGGGGGCGGCTCGGCCCAGCTCTGGGTGAGGGGCCGGCTCCGCAACCCCTACCAGGGCTCCCCCCGGCCGGTGGTGAGCGCCCTGGCCCTCTATGCCCCTTAGGAGGCCCTCTGCCAGACTTCCAGGAACTCCTTGAGGATGTTCCCCGTCACCCCCCAGATGTCCACCCCCCGCCAGGGGAAGTGCCAGACGGTCCGCCCCCCGCGCACCTCGCTCCAGGGCTCCACCCGGAGGAGTTCCTCCAGGGGGGCTAGGAGGACCTCGGCCACCTCCAGGGGGTTGGGGCGCAAGGGGGGAAGGTCCTCCCGGTGGACCACCACCGGCTGGACCAGGAAGCCTTGGGGGGAGAGGGTAGGGGAGAGGAAGCCCAGGGGCTCGAGGCCCCCAAGCCCCACCTCCTCCTCCGCCTCCCGCAGGGCGGCCTCCACCGGGCTTTCCCCGGGCTCCACCACCCCCCCGGGGAAGCTCACCTGGCCGGCGTGGGTGGGGAGGTGGGGGCTGCGCCGGGTGAGGAGGAGGACCTCCCCCAGAAGGGGCACGGCCACCGCCGCCAGGCGGAAGCCCGGGGGCAGGGTTAGGCCTCCCGGCAGGCCCTGAGGGAGCGCCTCCTTAAGGCGCTCTCGGGGTCCAGGCCCCGCTTGGCGAAAAGCCCCACCAGGTTCCACAGCGCCTCCTCCAGGTCCCCCCGCTCCAGGGCGGCCCGCAGCCCTTCCTCGCTGCCAGGCTCCACCCCCCTGCGTTGCAGCTCGTAGGCCCTCAGCAGGGTGGGCAGGTGCTGGGGCAGGCCGCAGGGCCGTTCCTCCTTGCCCTCTTCCGCCTTCAGGGCCTCCCAGCGGGCCTTGACCTCCTCCGGGGTGTGGGCGCTGGCCTCCCCGAAGACGTGGGGGTGGCGGCGGATGAGCTTTTCCACGATGCCCCGCTCCACGTCGCCATAGGTGAAGCGGCCTTCCTCCTCGGCGATCACGCTGTGGAAGGCCACCTGGAGGAGGACATCCCCCAGCTCCTCGGCCATGGCCTGGGGGTTTCCCTCCAGGAGGGCGTCCGCCGCCTCGCTGGCCTCCTCCAGGAGGTAGGGCACCAGGCTGGCGTGGGTCTGGGCCCGGTCCCAGGGGCAGCCGCCCGGCCCCCGCAGGCGGCGCATCACCTCAAGAAGCCGCTCCATGCCTCCCATTCTCCCCCAAGAGGACCCCCCCCGCCAGGGAGAGCCCCACCAGGAGGAGGGAAAGGGGGTCCAGGGGGGCGGGCTCGAGGGCCCAGCCGCTGGGCCCGGGGAAGGGCAGGCCGGCGGTACGGGTGAGGAGGAAGAGGAGGAGGAGGAGCCCCACCAGGTACCGCCCCCCCCGCAGCCACCCTGGGGAGAGGCGCACCTCCAGAAGGGGAAGGAGGAGGAGGGAAAGGCCAAAGCCCAGCTCCAAGGCCAGGAGGAGCATGAAGAGGAGGCCGTACCAGAACCCCGGGGTCTGCAGGGCCAAGGAGGGGTCGCCCACCCGGAAGACCTCGCCGCAAAGCCCCCCGCCCAAGGGGGTGTCCCCCAGGCCCAAGAGTTGAAGGAAGAAGGGCAAGGAAAGGAGGATGCCCGCCAGGCGGCTGCGCATGGGGCCATCCTACCGGTCGCGGCGGGCGAAGACCAGGGCGGCCAGCAGGGTGAGGAGGAAGCCGAAGGCGAAAAGGTAGGCCAGGCCCCAAAGGGGGGCCACCGCCCCCAGCCGCTCGGCCACCAGGTAGCCCAGGGGGCCGGTGAGCACGGGGGCCTTCACCCCAGAGAGGAGGGCCACCCGGTGGATCTCCTGGGGGTTGAGGAGGAGGGCCAGGGAGAGGAGGCCTTCCAGGGGGTGGTCCTGGAGCCGCACGGCCAAGGCCACCACCAAGGGGCCGTAAAGGACGTTTCCCAGGCCAAAAAGCCCAAAGCCTAGGCCCAAGGCCCGTCTTTCCTCCAAAAGGAGGGCGGAAAGGAGGGCCGCCACTCCCACCCAGAAGGCCAAAAGGCCCACCCCCGAAAGGAGGAGCCAGAGGGTACTTCCTGGGGAAAGCCCCAAAAGCCCCGCCCCCAGGAGGAGGCCCGGAAGGAGGGGGAGGCCTAGGCCCAGGAAGACCCCCAGGACCCCTTCGGCAAAGGCCTTCCCTGGGGGCAAGGGAAGGCCAAGGAGGAAGGCCCACTCCTCCCTCGAGGCCAAAAGGGGCACGGCCAGGGCCAGGGCCAGGGGGGGCAGGAGGAGCAAAAGCCCCGAGTAAAGCCCCACCAGCCCCACCCCCTCCCCCCGGCCCTGGAAGCCCAGGGCCAGGAGGGCCGGCAGGAGGAGGAGGCCCAGGCCCCAGGGGTTGCGCCCCACCTCGCGGAGGAAGAGGAGGGTCATGGGGCCTTGGGGGGCGGGGGGAAGAAGGCGGCGGGCACCCAAGGGCGCTTCCCCCCTTCCTTCAGGGCCTGGGCCCAGGAGAGGACCCGGCCCCCCGCCCGCTCGGGGCGTTCCCTCAGGTGGCCTTCCAGGGCCTCGCGGCGGGCAAAGGCCAGAAGCCCCGAGCCCATGGGGGTGCGGATGCGGGGATGGTGGTAGAGGATGGCCCCTTCCGCCGGCACCCAGCGGGGTTCGCTGCGGGTGCTTTCCCCGTAGTCCGCCAGGTAGACCTCCCGGGCCCTAAGGCTCGGCCCACCCCAGCCGTTCAGCTGGTCCAGGAGGCAGGCGGGGTCATCGTAGAAGAAGGCCTTTCCCTGGGGGTTTACCGCCTGGGCGGCGTGGCGGGCGTCCAGGAGGGTCATAAAGCAGTAGGGGCAGGCCTCCACCCCCACCCGGAGGGCCCGGGGCGCGCCCCTGGCCCAGGGCAGGAGGCTTCCGGCCAAGACCCAAAGGAAGCGGCGCCGCTCCATGGACCAAGCCTACCGGTTCTGCAGCAGCCCCGCGTGCCGGGCCAGGAGGGCCACCAGGTTCATCTCCGGCAAGGGGGCCAGGTCCAGGAGGGTTTGGAAGCTATAAAAGCGCTGCCGCCCATGCTGGGCCTTGTGGGCCTCGGCGAAGTCCTGGGCCGCCTTGGCGCTGGCAAAGGCCAGGAGCTTGGCGTTCATCACCACCATCATCCGCTCCCCCCAGTAGAAGGTGGCGCTGCGGGCCGGCACCAGGCGCACCGTTTCCTGGGGACGGGCGGGGTCGTAGGCCCCGCGGTCGGTGACGTAAAAGGTGGCCCCTTCCCCGTCCCTAAGGCCGTGCACCCAGGCGTAGTTCACCATGCAGGCGATGCTTTCAAAGTGCAGGGCCTCCACGGTTTCCTTGGGGTTGTGGGGGGCGGGGCGGGGCTTCTCAAAGGCGATCTGGCTGTAGGTCTGTTCAAAGAACCCTTTGGGGAAGGTGCGCCCCCGCCATGCCCCTTCCGGGGTCTTGATGGGCATCTCGCAGAAGGCGCACGACCCCCCCTCCCAGGGGATGGGCTTGGCGGGCACCCGCACCCCGCCTGGAGTGCCCTCTCCCGGGGCCATCTGGGCCAGGGCCGGGCTCCCAAGGACCAGTCCTCCTAAAGCCTTGAGCACCTCACGCCGGTTCCTCATAGAGCACCTCCATGAGCCAGGGGAGGCGTTCTCCCCTTGGACCCAAAAGCCGTTCTGGGGGGCCTTCCTCCAGGACCTTTCCCCCCTTGAGGAGGACCAGGCGCTGGGCCCTTTGGGCCTCCTCCACGTGATGGAGGGCCAGGAGGGCCACCCCTTCCCCCTTTTCCCCCACCCAGGCCCAAAACCGCTCCCGCCCCTTGGGGTCCAAAGCGGCGGTGGGCTCATCCAGGAGCCAGATGGGGGGGTTGCCCATCAGGCTTGCCGCCAGGGCCAGGCGCTGGCGCTCTCCCCCGGAGAGGGTCCCCACGGGTTTCCCCCACACCCCTTCCAACCCCATGCGGGCTACGGCTTCCTCCAGGGCCTCGAGCCCAAGCCCCTTGGCCCGCCGGGCCCCCTCCAGCACCTCCTTGCCCTTGAGGTGGGGGAAAAGCCTGGGGCTTTGGGGCAGGTAGGCGCGAAGGGCCAGGGCCCTGGGGTCCCGGGGGTCCAGGCCAAGGAGCCGCGCCTTCCCGGCGCTGGGCTTCAGCCTTCCCGCCAGGAGGGCCAGGAGGGTGCTCTTCCCCGCCCCGTTGGGGCCCAACAGGCCCACCACCCCCCCGCGGGCCTCGAGGCTTACCCCCCGAAGCCGCCCGTCCTTTCTCAGGTCCTGAACCGCCACCACAGGACACCTC encodes:
- a CDS encoding CoA pyrophosphatase encodes the protein MAVPLLGEVLLLTRRSPHLPTHAGQVSFPGGVVEPGESPVEAALREAEEEVGLGGLEPLGFLSPTLSPQGFLVQPVVVHREDLPPLRPNPLEVAEVLLAPLEELLRVEPWSEVRGGRTVWHFPWRGVDIWGVTGNILKEFLEVWQRAS
- a CDS encoding MazG family protein is translated as MGGMERLLEVMRRLRGPGGCPWDRAQTHASLVPYLLEEASEAADALLEGNPQAMAEELGDVLLQVAFHSVIAEEEGRFTYGDVERGIVEKLIRRHPHVFGEASAHTPEEVKARWEALKAEEGKEERPCGLPQHLPTLLRAYELQRRGVEPGSEEGLRAALERGDLEEALWNLVGLFAKRGLDPESALRRRSLRACREA
- a CDS encoding nitrous oxide reductase accessory protein NosL, with amino-acid sequence MERRRFLWVLAGSLLPWARGAPRALRVGVEACPYCFMTLLDARHAAQAVNPQGKAFFYDDPACLLDQLNGWGGPSLRAREVYLADYGESTRSEPRWVPAEGAILYHHPRIRTPMGSGLLAFARREALEGHLRERPERAGGRVLSWAQALKEGGKRPWVPAAFFPPPPKAP
- a CDS encoding nitrous oxide reductase accessory protein NosL; protein product: MRNRREVLKALGGLVLGSPALAQMAPGEGTPGGVRVPAKPIPWEGGSCAFCEMPIKTPEGAWRGRTFPKGFFEQTYSQIAFEKPRPAPHNPKETVEALHFESIACMVNYAWVHGLRDGEGATFYVTDRGAYDPARPQETVRLVPARSATFYWGERMMVVMNAKLLAFASAKAAQDFAEAHKAQHGRQRFYSFQTLLDLAPLPEMNLVALLARHAGLLQNR
- a CDS encoding ABC transporter ATP-binding protein, with translation MVAVQDLRKDGRLRGVSLEARGGVVGLLGPNGAGKSTLLALLAGRLKPSAGKARLLGLDPRDPRALALRAYLPQSPRLFPHLKGKEVLEGARRAKGLGLEALEEAVARMGLEGVWGKPVGTLSGGERQRLALAASLMGNPPIWLLDEPTAALDPKGRERFWAWVGEKGEGVALLALHHVEEAQRAQRLVLLKGGKVLEEGPPERLLGPRGERLPWLMEVLYEEPA